A stretch of Paludisphaera borealis DNA encodes these proteins:
- a CDS encoding Gfo/Idh/MocA family protein, which produces MSRSEQSRRRFLHNSLAIAGAGFAIGGTRTTGRVIGANDTIRVAVAGVNGRGMEHIDQFSKAAGVELVYLVDPDERTYEKALHGVKSSGRAPKTVRDIRRVLDDKDVDAVSIATPNHWHSLMTIWACQAGKDVYVEKPCSHNVHEGQVAVEAARKYNRIVQHGTQGRSERHWAEAAALIRSGKLGKLHVSRALCYKPRKSIGEKPTTTPPSELDFNLWLGPAQEQAYHANLVPYNWHWFWDFGNGDIGNQGVHQMDVARWLIPGPDGSKSATLPKSVLSVGGRFGYHDQGQTANTQVSVMDFGDAQLIFEVRGLPTKKFEGELVGNIAHLDEGTLVGDTFHPKGGKEAVPVSKLAAGLDVPRRPGKNHFDNFLEAVRSRKVENLNADILEGHHSSALCHLANISYRLGAEVPFSKETKAFGDDKDAFETFARMEDHLKEDGVKLENLNYRLGRKLTVDAASASFVDAPEANRLLTRAYRAPFVVPDRIA; this is translated from the coding sequence ATGTCGAGATCCGAGCAGAGTCGTCGCCGGTTTCTTCACAATTCGCTGGCGATCGCCGGCGCGGGCTTCGCGATCGGAGGGACGCGGACGACGGGACGGGTCATCGGCGCCAATGATACGATCCGCGTGGCCGTGGCCGGCGTCAACGGCCGGGGCATGGAACACATCGACCAGTTCTCGAAAGCGGCCGGCGTCGAGCTCGTCTATCTCGTCGACCCTGACGAGCGCACGTACGAGAAGGCGCTCCACGGCGTGAAGTCGAGCGGTCGCGCGCCCAAGACCGTGCGCGACATCCGCCGCGTGCTCGACGACAAGGACGTCGACGCCGTCTCGATCGCCACGCCCAACCACTGGCATTCGCTCATGACGATCTGGGCCTGCCAGGCCGGCAAGGACGTGTACGTCGAGAAGCCGTGCAGCCATAACGTCCACGAGGGCCAGGTCGCCGTCGAGGCCGCCCGCAAATACAACCGGATCGTCCAGCACGGCACCCAGGGCCGCTCCGAGCGCCACTGGGCCGAGGCCGCCGCCCTGATCCGCTCGGGCAAGCTCGGCAAGCTCCACGTGTCGCGTGCGCTCTGCTACAAGCCCCGTAAATCGATCGGCGAGAAGCCGACGACCACTCCTCCCTCCGAGCTGGACTTCAACCTCTGGCTCGGCCCCGCGCAAGAGCAGGCGTACCACGCCAACCTCGTGCCTTACAACTGGCACTGGTTCTGGGACTTCGGCAACGGCGACATCGGCAACCAGGGCGTCCACCAGATGGACGTTGCGCGGTGGCTGATCCCCGGGCCCGACGGCTCGAAGTCGGCCACGCTTCCCAAGTCGGTCCTCAGCGTCGGCGGCCGGTTCGGCTACCACGATCAGGGGCAGACGGCCAACACCCAGGTCAGCGTGATGGACTTCGGCGACGCCCAGCTCATCTTCGAGGTCCGCGGCCTGCCGACCAAGAAGTTCGAGGGCGAGTTGGTCGGCAACATCGCGCATCTCGACGAGGGGACCCTGGTCGGCGACACCTTCCATCCCAAGGGGGGCAAGGAGGCCGTGCCGGTCTCGAAGCTGGCCGCCGGCCTGGACGTCCCGCGCCGGCCGGGCAAGAACCACTTCGACAACTTCCTCGAAGCCGTGCGCAGCCGCAAGGTCGAGAACCTCAACGCCGACATCCTCGAAGGTCACCACTCGTCCGCGCTCTGCCACCTGGCCAACATCTCGTACCGGCTCGGCGCCGAAGTCCCCTTCAGCAAGGAGACCAAGGCGTTCGGCGACGACAAGGACGCCTTCGAGACGTTCGCCCGGATGGAAGACCACCTGAAGGAGGACGGCGTGAAGCTCGAAAACCTCAACTACCGGCTCGGCCGGAAGCTGACCGTCGACGCGGCCTCCGCGTCGTTCGTCGACGCCCCCGAGGCGAACCGGCTGCTGACCCGCGCGTACCGCGCCCCGTTCGTGGTACCCGATCGCATCGCCTGA
- a CDS encoding endonuclease III domain-containing protein produces the protein MRTRTASAASGDDKEPLDVDEAFRRLREAVRGLPKAAMFDLRDRGFGTPFEQLVGSLISARTRDETTLDVCLKLFESARTPSEMKALGEARLVELIHKATFPEAKARDILALSKRIVEECGGRTPDTMEGLTTFRGVGPKIAALTLAVGFGKPTIAVDVHVHRVTNRWGYVATRTPEQTMKALEAKLPERYWIEINERLVPFGKFVCTAAAPKCSTCLLLSMCRQVGVARRR, from the coding sequence ATGCGGACGCGAACCGCGAGCGCGGCGAGCGGCGACGACAAGGAGCCGCTGGACGTCGACGAGGCGTTCCGGCGGCTCCGCGAGGCCGTGCGCGGTTTGCCCAAGGCGGCGATGTTCGACCTCCGCGACCGCGGGTTCGGCACCCCATTCGAGCAGCTCGTCGGCAGCTTGATCTCGGCGCGGACCCGCGACGAGACGACGCTCGACGTCTGTCTGAAGCTGTTCGAGTCGGCCCGGACGCCCAGCGAAATGAAGGCCCTGGGGGAGGCCCGGTTGGTCGAACTGATCCACAAGGCGACCTTTCCCGAGGCCAAGGCGCGCGACATCCTGGCGTTGTCGAAGCGGATCGTCGAGGAATGCGGCGGCCGGACGCCCGACACGATGGAGGGGCTGACGACCTTCCGGGGCGTGGGGCCGAAGATCGCCGCCCTGACGCTCGCGGTCGGCTTCGGCAAGCCGACGATCGCCGTCGACGTCCACGTCCACCGCGTCACGAACCGCTGGGGATACGTGGCCACGCGCACGCCCGAGCAGACGATGAAGGCGCTCGAGGCCAAGCTGCCGGAGCGCTACTGGATCGAGATCAACGAGCGGCTGGTGCCGTTCGGCAAGTTCGTCTGCACGGCCGCCGCGCCGAAGTGCTCGACCTGCCTGCTGCTCTCGATGTGCCGCCAGGTCGGGGTCGCCCGACGGCGGTGA
- a CDS encoding RNA polymerase sigma factor, producing MTDTDTRASVILGVRDKDPDRWREFYTIYRPMLFAYLRKQGLSEFDAHDVLQDIFVKLIEKISTYDRTRTRFRTWLFTVARNALIDKARRQKVQKKALDEWAKRMLDDNPSESRKMEEVWQKIHCERILAYAVSKVRAHTSTVVWSCFEQRIFKNRPGAEIAAELGVSTNAVFVYTCRVLRKIRTICDEYGEDLSHAPSDGVS from the coding sequence ATGACAGACACGGACACGAGGGCTTCCGTCATCCTCGGGGTGCGAGACAAGGACCCCGATCGCTGGCGCGAATTTTACACGATCTACCGGCCCATGCTCTTCGCCTACCTGCGAAAGCAAGGGCTGTCGGAGTTCGACGCCCACGACGTGCTCCAGGACATCTTCGTCAAGCTGATCGAGAAGATCAGCACCTACGACCGCACCCGGACGCGGTTCCGCACCTGGCTCTTCACGGTGGCCCGCAACGCCCTGATCGACAAGGCCCGCCGCCAGAAGGTGCAGAAGAAGGCCCTCGACGAATGGGCCAAGCGGATGCTCGACGACAACCCCAGCGAGAGCCGGAAGATGGAAGAGGTCTGGCAGAAGATCCACTGCGAGCGGATCCTCGCCTACGCCGTCAGCAAGGTTCGGGCGCACACCTCGACGGTGGTCTGGTCGTGCTTCGAGCAGCGGATCTTCAAGAACCGACCCGGCGCCGAGATCGCCGCCGAGCTGGGCGTCTCGACGAACGCCGTGTTCGTCTACACGTGCCGCGTCCTGAGAAAAATTCGGACCATCTGCGACGAGTACGGCGAGGACCTGAGCCATGCCCCCAGTGATGGTGTGTCCTGA
- a CDS encoding flavin reductase family protein has product MAFDALIQRKVMGKFATGVTVVTTGGAAGLHGLTANAVASLSLDPPLLLVAVDKRAHSLDFLRANRCFAVNILRLDQEEISKRFAKPGPKDFDGLDYTTDATDSPVLAGCLAYADCRVVDILPGGDHEIFLGEVVSGAASEGDPLLYFAGGYHRLAK; this is encoded by the coding sequence ATGGCATTCGACGCGTTGATTCAGCGCAAGGTGATGGGCAAGTTCGCGACGGGGGTGACGGTGGTCACCACGGGGGGCGCGGCGGGCTTGCACGGTCTGACGGCCAACGCGGTCGCCTCGCTCTCGCTCGATCCGCCGCTCTTGCTTGTGGCGGTCGACAAGCGGGCGCACAGCCTGGACTTCCTCAGGGCCAATCGCTGCTTCGCCGTGAACATCCTCCGGCTCGACCAGGAAGAGATCTCCAAGCGGTTCGCCAAGCCCGGCCCCAAGGACTTCGACGGCCTCGACTACACGACCGACGCGACCGACTCCCCCGTGCTGGCCGGCTGCCTGGCCTACGCCGATTGCCGGGTCGTCGACATTCTGCCGGGCGGGGACCACGAGATCTTCCTCGGCGAGGTCGTCTCAGGCGCGGCCTCCGAAGGCGACCCCTTGCTTTACTTCGCTGGCGGCTACCACCGGTTGGCCAAGTGA
- a CDS encoding MFS transporter, producing the protein MIAGSSTRWWRELTSTHWWVLAVAVLGWLFDAMDQRLFILARTPAIQELIPGLPADRLTTLAGWATAFFIAGWATGGLVFGLLGDRWGRVRTLSLTILVYSIFTGLSGLARSWPEFAAYRFLCGMGIGGEYAAGVALVAEAMPALARPFALGLVQAGSSVGAIIGSGLSLFIGPQSKVYGYSGWRVLFFFGVIPSLLVLLIRIRVKEPDRWLRAREESRTEGVEKQLGDVRAIFRDPILRRRTMIGMTLGMVGQIGLWSIGLFTPELVRGSLLVERRTAVAAELRATPESADAAFKASNLDELARASTATSTEAAARSASWKREADGYVGWGTLLQDVGSFFGAPLCTWVAVRFGRRHAFALAYSMALAAAWLTFGLLTTGADVFWMLPLLGFCTCGIFGVVIVYLPELYPTRLRTTGTGFCYNIARYVTATGPLLLGKLAIVFGGLGYAQPIRPAAMSLALIYFLGLAVVPFAPETRDQPLPE; encoded by the coding sequence GTGATCGCCGGCTCATCGACGCGCTGGTGGCGCGAGCTCACGTCGACGCACTGGTGGGTTCTCGCCGTCGCCGTGCTCGGCTGGCTGTTCGACGCGATGGACCAGCGCCTCTTCATCCTGGCGCGGACCCCGGCGATCCAGGAGTTGATCCCTGGCCTCCCCGCCGACCGTCTGACCACGCTCGCCGGCTGGGCAACCGCGTTCTTCATCGCCGGCTGGGCGACGGGGGGGCTCGTGTTCGGGCTGCTCGGCGACCGCTGGGGGCGGGTGCGGACGCTGTCGCTGACGATCCTGGTCTACTCGATCTTCACCGGGCTGTCGGGCCTGGCGCGGTCGTGGCCGGAGTTCGCGGCTTACCGCTTCCTCTGCGGCATGGGGATCGGCGGCGAATACGCGGCGGGGGTCGCCCTGGTGGCCGAGGCCATGCCCGCGCTCGCCCGGCCGTTCGCCCTGGGGCTGGTGCAGGCCGGCTCATCGGTCGGGGCGATCATCGGCTCGGGCCTCAGCTTGTTCATCGGCCCGCAGTCGAAGGTTTATGGATACTCGGGATGGCGCGTGCTGTTCTTCTTCGGCGTGATCCCCAGCCTGCTGGTCCTCTTGATCCGGATTCGGGTCAAGGAGCCCGACCGCTGGCTCCGCGCCCGCGAGGAGTCGCGAACCGAGGGCGTGGAGAAACAGCTCGGCGACGTCCGGGCGATCTTCCGCGACCCGATTTTGCGGCGTCGGACGATGATCGGCATGACGCTGGGAATGGTGGGCCAGATCGGCCTTTGGAGCATCGGCCTGTTCACTCCCGAGCTGGTTCGCGGCAGCCTTCTGGTCGAGCGCCGGACCGCCGTTGCGGCCGAGCTGCGCGCGACGCCCGAGTCGGCGGACGCGGCGTTTAAGGCCTCGAACCTCGACGAGCTGGCCCGGGCGTCGACCGCGACTTCGACCGAGGCCGCCGCCCGGTCGGCGTCATGGAAGCGCGAGGCCGACGGCTACGTCGGCTGGGGGACACTCCTGCAAGACGTCGGCTCGTTCTTCGGGGCGCCGTTGTGCACCTGGGTGGCCGTCCGGTTCGGCCGCCGCCACGCGTTCGCGCTGGCGTACTCGATGGCCCTGGCCGCCGCCTGGCTCACGTTCGGCCTCCTCACGACCGGGGCCGACGTCTTCTGGATGCTCCCCCTGCTCGGCTTCTGCACCTGCGGCATCTTCGGCGTGGTGATCGTCTACCTCCCCGAGCTTTACCCGACCCGGCTGCGAACGACCGGGACGGGCTTCTGCTACAACATCGCCCGATACGTCACCGCCACCGGGCCGCTTTTGCTCGGCAAGCTCGCGATCGTGTTCGGCGGACTCGGCTACGCCCAGCCGATCCGCCCGGCGGCGATGAGCCTGGCGCTCATTTACTTCCTCGGCCTGGCCGTCGTCCCCTTCGCTCCGGAGACGCGCGACCAGCCGTTGCCCGAGTGA
- a CDS encoding sugar-binding protein, which yields MTDRPSGDGLRRGSRLWATAWVVILSGMFTASAQPQPTTIGVEVDLRDLPRRLVHSTIQIPCKPGRELAIWHPKWIPGTHEPCGSIENTGGLRIQSPDGATIPWRRDELDLYRIVFKAPADVSSVRVTLDTICNQAAIEASGHLTFGNKLVGVVNWSTCVLYPEGPTAAETTVELSARLPETWKYATALKTEAVADGLIRFAPVSLVDLIDSPLIAGEHLRTIKLETGPYPPASFHLATDAPASLELNPNVIAQYSRLVREAGALFGSYHHDDFQFLVTCSDDLGYLGLEHLASSLNGVGARDLLDDHLRVGWVANLIPHEYVHSWCGKYRRPAGMCTPNFHSPMATRLLWVYEGLTQYLGDVLMVRCGLVKPEDYKRTLTGSIGDLVLQSGRRWRSLEDTAVASSILRARSPNWNELRRSQDYYSEGALLWMEIDALIRQKTDGKKSLDDFCKAFLGGPTKPEKVAPYELPEIAARLNEIAPNDWKTFLEDRVTRPLDALPVDFVARLGYRLQFGAGPSAPDHGRRRVGLSARHSLGLTFGDDGRVVDVAPGMIADRSGLSKGTKVVGINGRTFSAEALHDALTASVSDKKVDFLIVEGDRLRPLTLAYADGLRHPELVRDPSQPDLLAAILKPRDTTVETKKEEAPKTAANASPTKPQPTLPKGYVCYRADRPIAVDGKLDDPAWDAAPWTDAFVDIEGDRKPLPRFETRAKMLWDDEYFYIAARLKEPHVWGTLTQHDAVIFQDNDFEVFIDPDGDNHEYYEIEINALNTEWDLFLKKPYRDGGPAENAWEIPGLKKGVAVAGTLNKPSDVDEAWSVELAFPWKVLAEFAHRPSPPNDGDQWRVNFSRVEWLHDVVDGQYRKVPKTPEDNWVWSPQGVVDMHRPERWGFVQFSTAKPGTASFRPDPAVPVRDRLMQIYHAQSAFQRNNKAWTETLDPLDLGPLPAGMPRHTTAIRKTPEGYEAAITFEPQGQPPQTWTVRQDSRISRNP from the coding sequence ATGACCGACCGCCCCTCCGGCGATGGCTTGCGGCGTGGGTCGCGGCTCTGGGCGACGGCCTGGGTCGTGATTCTGAGCGGGATGTTCACGGCGTCGGCCCAGCCCCAGCCGACGACGATCGGCGTGGAGGTCGACCTTCGCGACCTGCCGCGGCGGCTCGTGCATTCGACGATCCAGATCCCCTGCAAGCCGGGCCGAGAGTTGGCGATCTGGCATCCCAAATGGATACCCGGCACCCACGAGCCGTGCGGGTCGATCGAGAACACCGGGGGACTACGCATCCAGTCCCCGGACGGCGCGACGATCCCCTGGCGGCGCGACGAGCTGGACCTCTACCGCATCGTCTTCAAGGCGCCGGCCGACGTCTCGTCGGTTCGCGTCACGCTCGACACGATCTGCAACCAGGCCGCGATCGAAGCCAGCGGACACCTGACCTTCGGCAACAAGCTCGTGGGGGTCGTCAACTGGTCGACCTGCGTCCTCTATCCCGAAGGGCCGACGGCCGCCGAGACGACCGTCGAGCTTTCGGCCCGACTGCCCGAGACGTGGAAGTACGCCACGGCCCTCAAAACCGAGGCCGTCGCGGACGGGCTGATCCGGTTCGCGCCCGTCTCGCTCGTCGACCTGATCGATTCGCCGCTGATCGCCGGCGAGCATCTGCGGACGATCAAGCTGGAGACCGGCCCGTACCCGCCGGCCTCGTTCCACCTGGCGACCGACGCGCCGGCGTCGCTGGAGCTGAACCCGAACGTGATCGCGCAGTACAGCCGGCTGGTCCGCGAGGCGGGCGCGCTGTTCGGCTCGTACCATCACGACGACTTTCAATTCCTCGTGACGTGCAGTGACGACCTGGGCTACCTCGGGCTCGAACACCTGGCGTCGAGCCTCAACGGCGTCGGCGCGCGCGACTTGCTCGACGACCATCTGCGCGTCGGCTGGGTCGCCAACCTGATCCCCCACGAATACGTTCATTCGTGGTGCGGCAAGTACCGCCGACCGGCCGGCATGTGCACGCCGAACTTCCACTCGCCGATGGCCACGCGGCTGCTCTGGGTGTACGAAGGGCTCACCCAGTACCTCGGCGACGTCTTGATGGTCCGCTGCGGCCTGGTCAAGCCCGAGGACTACAAGCGGACCCTCACCGGCTCGATCGGCGACCTCGTGCTCCAGTCCGGCCGGCGGTGGCGGTCGCTCGAAGACACGGCCGTCGCGTCGTCGATCCTCCGCGCCCGCAGCCCCAACTGGAACGAACTGCGTCGCAGCCAGGACTACTATTCCGAAGGCGCGCTCCTCTGGATGGAGATCGACGCCCTCATCCGTCAGAAGACCGACGGCAAGAAGTCGCTCGACGACTTCTGCAAGGCGTTTCTGGGCGGACCGACCAAGCCCGAGAAGGTCGCGCCGTACGAGCTTCCCGAGATCGCCGCCCGCCTGAACGAGATCGCGCCGAACGACTGGAAGACGTTCCTCGAAGACCGCGTGACGCGCCCGCTCGACGCGCTCCCCGTCGACTTCGTCGCCCGGCTCGGCTATCGGCTCCAGTTCGGCGCCGGTCCGTCGGCTCCCGACCACGGCCGCCGCCGCGTCGGGCTGTCGGCCCGGCACTCGCTGGGCCTGACCTTCGGCGACGACGGCCGCGTCGTCGACGTCGCGCCCGGCATGATCGCCGACCGCTCGGGGCTGTCGAAGGGGACGAAGGTCGTCGGAATCAACGGCCGGACCTTCAGCGCCGAGGCGCTCCACGACGCACTCACCGCCAGCGTATCCGACAAAAAAGTCGACTTTCTGATCGTCGAGGGGGACCGCCTCCGGCCCCTCACGCTGGCCTACGCCGACGGTCTCCGGCATCCGGAGCTGGTCCGCGACCCTTCCCAGCCCGACCTGCTCGCCGCGATTCTCAAGCCCCGCGATACGACCGTCGAGACGAAGAAGGAAGAGGCCCCCAAAACCGCCGCGAACGCCTCGCCGACCAAGCCGCAGCCGACGCTTCCCAAGGGTTACGTCTGCTACCGGGCCGACCGGCCGATCGCCGTTGACGGCAAGCTCGACGACCCGGCCTGGGACGCGGCCCCCTGGACCGACGCCTTCGTCGACATCGAGGGGGACCGCAAGCCGCTCCCCCGGTTCGAGACTCGCGCCAAGATGCTCTGGGACGACGAGTACTTCTACATCGCCGCCCGGCTCAAGGAACCGCACGTCTGGGGGACGCTCACCCAGCACGACGCCGTCATCTTCCAGGACAACGACTTCGAGGTCTTCATCGACCCCGACGGCGACAACCACGAATACTATGAGATCGAAATCAACGCGCTGAACACCGAGTGGGACCTCTTCCTCAAGAAGCCCTACCGCGACGGCGGCCCGGCCGAGAACGCGTGGGAGATCCCCGGACTCAAGAAGGGCGTCGCCGTCGCTGGCACTCTTAACAAGCCAAGCGACGTCGACGAGGCGTGGTCGGTCGAGCTGGCGTTCCCGTGGAAAGTCCTCGCCGAGTTCGCCCACCGGCCCTCGCCCCCGAACGACGGCGACCAGTGGCGCGTGAATTTCTCGCGCGTCGAGTGGCTCCACGACGTCGTCGACGGCCAGTACCGGAAGGTCCCCAAGACGCCCGAGGACAACTGGGTCTGGTCGCCGCAAGGGGTCGTCGACATGCACCGCCCCGAGCGCTGGGGGTTCGTCCAGTTCTCGACCGCGAAGCCCGGGACCGCCTCGTTCCGCCCCGACCCCGCCGTTCCCGTCCGCGATCGGCTCATGCAGATCTACCACGCCCAGAGCGCCTTCCAGCGCAACAACAAAGCCTGGACCGAGACGCTCGATCCGCTCGACCTCGGCCCGCTCCCCGCCGGCATGCCCCGGCACACGACCGCGATCCGCAAGACCCCCGAAGGCTACGAAGCCGCCATCACCTTCGAGCCCCAAGGCCAGCCCCCACAAACCTGGACCGTCCGCCAGGACTCGCGGATCAGCCGCAACCCCTGA
- a CDS encoding Gfo/Idh/MocA family protein: protein MRLWNVVALAALSSPLFSVAQAEEPGKSGKPLRAGIIGLDTSHATAFTALLNDPKTEGELAGVRIVAAYPGGSADIPSSRDRVAGYTKELREKHGVEIVDSIEALLDKVDVVLLESVDGRPHLSQARPVFAAKKPVFIDKPVAGTLADAIAIYELAKESGTPVFSSSSLRYSPGIAAMRTGGKVGEVVGCDAYGPCELEEHHPDLYWYGIHGVETLFTIMGPGCESVSRIQTPGGELAAGVWKGGRIGTFRGLRQGVHDYGATVFGTKGIAPSGGYAGYQPLVVEICKFFKTGKPPVSAEETIEIFAFMEAADESKRQGGKPVALETVIAKARTELAARPK from the coding sequence ATGCGTTTGTGGAACGTCGTCGCTCTGGCCGCCTTGTCGTCGCCGCTGTTTTCGGTCGCCCAGGCGGAGGAGCCGGGCAAGTCGGGCAAGCCGTTGCGGGCGGGGATCATCGGCCTGGACACGTCGCACGCGACGGCCTTCACCGCGCTGCTGAACGATCCCAAAACCGAGGGCGAGCTCGCGGGCGTCCGGATCGTCGCGGCGTATCCGGGAGGGAGCGCCGACATTCCGTCGAGCCGCGACCGCGTGGCCGGATATACCAAGGAGCTGCGCGAGAAGCACGGCGTCGAGATCGTCGATTCGATCGAGGCGCTGCTGGACAAGGTCGACGTCGTCCTGCTCGAAAGCGTGGACGGCCGGCCACACCTGAGCCAGGCCCGCCCCGTCTTCGCGGCCAAGAAGCCCGTGTTCATCGACAAGCCCGTGGCCGGTACGCTCGCCGACGCGATCGCGATCTACGAGCTGGCCAAGGAGTCGGGCACGCCCGTTTTCTCCAGCTCGTCGCTGCGGTACAGCCCGGGGATCGCCGCGATGCGGACCGGCGGCAAGGTCGGCGAGGTCGTCGGCTGCGACGCCTATGGGCCTTGCGAGCTGGAGGAGCATCACCCCGACCTCTACTGGTACGGGATTCACGGCGTCGAGACCCTGTTCACGATCATGGGGCCCGGCTGCGAGTCGGTCAGTCGAATTCAGACGCCGGGCGGCGAACTCGCGGCGGGCGTCTGGAAAGGGGGCCGCATCGGCACGTTCCGGGGCCTCCGTCAAGGCGTGCACGACTACGGGGCGACCGTCTTCGGCACCAAGGGGATCGCCCCCAGCGGCGGCTACGCGGGTTATCAGCCGCTGGTCGTCGAGATCTGCAAGTTCTTCAAGACCGGCAAGCCGCCGGTGAGCGCCGAGGAGACGATCGAGATCTTCGCGTTCATGGAAGCGGCCGACGAGAGCAAGCGGCAAGGCGGCAAGCCGGTCGCGCTTGAAACCGTGATCGCCAAGGCCCGCACCGAGCTGGCCGCCCGGCCCAAGTAA
- a CDS encoding MFS transporter: protein MSEAFDEEPTRVRYGVLGFLAAMTFVLYLDRACMGQAAPRIQEELGISNTRMGWVHSAFSLSYVLFEIPTGRWGDRYGSRGVLTRIVVWWSCFTAMTGFAGSLAMLLVIRFLFGAGEAGALPNSARVLRVWFSDANRGRAQGLITTAMMLGGTVAPIACQYLIDAVGWRYTFAAFGVIGLVWASAFYAWFRDDPAQHPAANEAERRLIVEGRGGGADPGLHAHGPIPWAKVFRSPDIWLLGGAMFTMAAIYNVLVNWYPKYLQAARGASEMQSGRLASLVLGAGAVGCLAGGWLTDWLTARTGNRRWGRTLQSVVGAALAASAITASLFVDSTNLSAVFVALACLGVQIQLPAWWAAATEVSGRHVGALFGMMNMIGNVGGILSASFLGWFVDVMKEYGREGRAQWDPGLAVYIGLALVGLVFWLLVDPRRTVESIDAPVAA, encoded by the coding sequence ATGAGTGAAGCCTTCGACGAAGAGCCGACGCGCGTGCGTTACGGCGTCCTCGGGTTCCTGGCCGCGATGACGTTCGTGTTGTATCTCGATCGAGCCTGCATGGGCCAGGCCGCGCCTCGGATTCAGGAGGAGCTGGGCATCTCGAACACCCGGATGGGCTGGGTCCATTCGGCGTTCAGCCTGTCGTACGTGCTGTTCGAGATCCCGACCGGGCGGTGGGGCGACCGCTACGGGTCGCGCGGGGTGCTGACGCGGATCGTCGTCTGGTGGTCGTGCTTCACCGCGATGACGGGTTTCGCCGGCAGCCTGGCGATGCTGCTGGTGATCCGGTTCCTGTTCGGCGCCGGCGAGGCCGGGGCGTTGCCGAACTCGGCCCGGGTGCTGCGGGTATGGTTCTCCGACGCCAACCGAGGCCGCGCGCAGGGGCTGATCACGACGGCCATGATGCTCGGCGGCACCGTCGCCCCGATCGCCTGCCAGTACCTGATCGACGCCGTCGGCTGGCGGTATACGTTCGCCGCGTTCGGGGTGATCGGCCTGGTCTGGGCGTCCGCCTTCTACGCCTGGTTCCGCGACGACCCGGCCCAGCACCCGGCGGCCAACGAGGCCGAGCGCCGGCTGATCGTCGAGGGACGCGGCGGCGGCGCCGACCCCGGCCTCCACGCGCACGGGCCGATCCCCTGGGCCAAGGTTTTCCGCTCTCCCGACATCTGGCTCCTGGGCGGGGCGATGTTCACGATGGCCGCGATCTACAACGTCCTGGTCAACTGGTATCCGAAATACCTCCAGGCGGCGCGAGGCGCGTCGGAAATGCAGTCGGGCCGGCTGGCCAGTCTGGTCCTGGGCGCGGGGGCCGTCGGCTGTCTCGCGGGGGGCTGGCTGACCGACTGGCTGACCGCCCGGACGGGGAACCGGCGATGGGGCCGCACGCTCCAGTCGGTCGTCGGCGCGGCGCTGGCCGCCTCGGCGATCACCGCCAGCCTGTTCGTCGACTCCACGAACCTCTCGGCGGTCTTCGTCGCCCTGGCCTGCCTGGGCGTCCAGATCCAACTTCCCGCCTGGTGGGCCGCCGCCACCGAGGTCAGCGGCCGGCACGTCGGGGCCTTGTTTGGAATGATGAACATGATCGGCAACGTCGGGGGCATCCTCTCGGCCTCGTTCCTGGGCTGGTTCGTCGACGTCATGAAGGAATACGGCCGCGAAGGCCGCGCCCAGTGGGACCCCGGCCTCGCCGTCTACATCGGCCTCGCCCTCGTCGGCCTGGTCTTCTGGCTGCTCGTCGATCCCCGCAGAACGGTCGAATCGATCGACGCGCCCGTGGCGGCTTGA